The following are encoded in a window of bacterium genomic DNA:
- the tpx gene encoding thiol peroxidase, with protein MTERPGAVVFGGKPATLVGKELNVGDEAPDFTAVGNDMKPVSLSQFKGKVVVIASVPSLDTPVCDIETRRFNAEASKLGSDVVILTVSMDLPFAQKRWCGAAGVDRVVAVSDHRDASFGTAYGVLVKDARLLARAVFVVDRQGVIRYVQLVKDTGSQPDFAPVLQVVKDLQ; from the coding sequence ATGACTGAACGTCCGGGAGCAGTGGTCTTCGGCGGCAAGCCGGCGACTCTGGTCGGCAAGGAGCTGAATGTCGGGGATGAGGCGCCCGATTTCACCGCGGTCGGCAATGACATGAAGCCGGTGTCGTTGTCTCAGTTCAAGGGCAAGGTCGTGGTCATCGCGTCGGTGCCGTCGCTCGACACACCGGTCTGCGACATTGAGACCAGGCGCTTCAACGCCGAGGCGTCCAAGCTGGGGAGCGATGTAGTGATTCTGACGGTCAGCATGGATCTGCCTTTCGCCCAGAAGCGGTGGTGTGGTGCGGCTGGCGTCGACCGAGTAGTCGCTGTGTCCGACCATCGCGACGCCTCGTTCGGCACGGCCTACGGCGTGCTGGTCAAAGATGCACGCCTGCTGGCGCGCGCAGTGTTCGTCGTAGACCGCCAAGGTGTCATCCGCTATGTACAACTTGTGAAGGATACAGGCTCGCAGCCTGACTTCGCTCCGGTGCTGCAGGTGGTCAAGGACCTGCAGTGA
- a CDS encoding rubrerythrin family protein, which translates to MTLKGSKTEKNLLAAFAGESQARNRYTYFASQARNDGLMQMAQIFEETANQEKEHAKRFFKFLEGGDVTIQAAYPAGKVGTTLDNLKAAAAGEMFEWGTLYPDFAKTAQDEGFNEVATVFRNIAVAEKQHQKRYSDLAANLEAGRVFKRGNKVVWRCLNCGYLHEGTEAPQQCPACAHPQAYFELLGENW; encoded by the coding sequence ATGACGCTTAAGGGCAGCAAGACCGAAAAGAACCTGCTGGCCGCCTTCGCGGGCGAGTCACAGGCACGCAACCGTTATACCTACTTCGCCAGTCAGGCCCGCAACGATGGCTTGATGCAGATGGCCCAGATCTTTGAAGAGACCGCCAACCAGGAGAAGGAGCACGCAAAGCGGTTCTTCAAGTTCCTCGAAGGCGGCGACGTCACGATCCAGGCGGCGTACCCGGCAGGCAAGGTAGGCACGACTCTCGATAACCTCAAGGCAGCAGCCGCAGGCGAGATGTTCGAGTGGGGAACGCTCTATCCCGACTTTGCGAAGACCGCACAGGATGAGGGCTTCAACGAGGTAGCCACCGTGTTCCGCAACATCGCGGTTGCCGAGAAGCAGCACCAGAAGCGCTACAGCGACTTGGCCGCGAACCTCGAGGCGGGCCGGGTCTTCAAGCGCGGGAACAAGGTGGTTTGGCGCTGCCTGAACTGCGGCTACCTGCATGAGGGGACGGAAGCCCCGCAGCAGTGCCCGGCCTGTGCCCATCCCCAGGCCTACTTCGAGTTGCTGGGCGAGAACTGGTAG
- a CDS encoding chaperone modulator CbpM produces the protein MPGYEIQVLVEMTGLDELIIVECVQREVVHARTAEAGRLFLDDSDLARLRRIHRLMTDFDIGLDAVELILSLQDEINRLRDGSPESRGT, from the coding sequence ATGCCGGGCTACGAAATCCAGGTACTGGTTGAGATGACTGGTCTCGACGAACTCATCATTGTCGAGTGTGTACAGCGTGAAGTCGTTCACGCCAGGACCGCCGAGGCCGGCCGGCTGTTTTTGGATGATTCCGACCTTGCCCGACTGCGCCGTATTCACCGGCTGATGACCGACTTCGACATCGGGCTCGACGCAGTCGAACTGATACTGAGTCTGCAGGACGAGATCAATCGCCTGCGCGATGGAAGTCCCGAATCCCGAGGAACATAG